In the genome of Melitaea cinxia chromosome 4, ilMelCinx1.1, whole genome shotgun sequence, the window ggcgtttggcagactccgtcgagtcttcacttcgaagattccgcaatgcttgaagactaaagttttcgagcaatgcgtcctgcctgtgttaacatacggagccgagacgtggacactgaccaagggactggtccacaagtttaaagtcgctcaacgtgcaatggaacgggctatgcttggggtctctctcaaagacaggattagaaatgagactatccgcgagagaacgaaagtaaccgacatagcccacagaattagcaagttgaagtggcagtgggctggtcatctgtgtcgcaggaccgatggccgttggagtagacgggtcctagagtggagaccgcgtcttggcaaacgcagtgtgggacgtcctccggcccgttggaccgacgatctacgtaagattgccggtgtaggctggatgaggattgcggaagaccgggatgtgtggcacgaacttggggaggcctatgtccagcagtggactgcgataggctgaagtgagtgaaaaTGATACAACgctacattaaaatatttaacttttagcTATGAAGTCAAATGACAATGAGAGAATGGTAAAATTGGCTGCTACCTTAGGCTTAGGATTCGACTGTGCGTCTCCTggagaaataaacaaaatactcaAGCTCAACGTATCACCattgtaagtaatttatttatttatttttatgagaaagttaataattcatattttggAGTAGTAGTAGAGATTAATCGATGGGATCGTGAGTCCAAACTTAATCAAATTGTTAAGAGAAAATTTCTAAGTcccttaagtatatattttaatttgcacATTATACATAGTTTTACATTTATAGTAGCTATTAGAAAAaagaatgatttttattttatttgattgatacatcgtcatcatcatcacttcagccgatcgcagtccactgttggatatGGTGGGTATATGatggcctccccaagttcgcaccacatgattagtattattattatctcatatttaaacaaaacaattttaaatacccAGTATAAAACACCTACTGCAACATATgaactttaaaatgtaatccACAATTTTATAGCGATTAATTATTAATCACAATGTACATAGGTACATATCTACGTAAAAAATTACTAGCCAGAGAGAAAATAAAACAGTACTGGCCAGACGATTGATTACGACTTCTTTTGTagcgacttcgaaaaaggaggaggttattcaattcgacggtgtatatatattttatgtatgttcgaggatattTTCGTTGTTTataaaacgattttgataattcttttttttttggaaaggagataacctaagtgtggtactatgataaggaaaccaggatctgatgatggtatcccagataAATCAGgggaatctctcgaaaatcgtaaagacgactagtgcgtttgttaattttttcgtcaacttacgttgtattacttgtcgatgtaattgaagtcggttttcttcgtttgcgagcaaacgcaattattttgCTACTCAATTTGCAACTATTTATTACTTGGGTATCTAAAAGTATCAAGTATCTCATTAACCTCATACTatcataaaatgtttataaatgcgttttttactttaatacaatatttttaatcttaatactgaatgtatgtataattttatttacatcgactaataaaatatgatactGCCTTTCTGTCGGCTAGAGTAATTATGTGgggaaaaccgacttcaataaactACAAAGTACAAAGTAAAACCATCTATTAGTATTATAGTATTTTGAATTGTCATGTTTTTACAAGTTGAAGATGGCTTACTTACTTCACAATCTGGCCGTCATCACATTTCTCTGAGACGACCTACATAGTCTTCTTTCTACCGATTAAAAAAAAGGCTgtcattttaaacaataaaaaaaaatttggtgtTAACCTGTAAAACTTAAGTATCTTAGAAACTTACGAATGATTTTGTTgtccaaaataataataataaaactattattcaaataacatactaataatataaagcatTTCATTCACATTTAGTAAGAGATTTTTAtgcctatataataaatatattacattatttcaaaatcaaaaaatactttattcaaataggccttgGAATAGGAATCAAATGCCGAAATACCTATACGAATATCTGAcctaatattatgtattgtcATGAAAGGAAATGATTCTACGACTGCAAAAACCAATAATGTACATAtgcatgtataataaagtaatatatggACATataccgctctggtgtagtggagCGTGTAGTCAcgtaaaacaccgacggttggcgggttcgattcccgctcgggatggatgtttgtatttgtacaaatatttctttccggtttggatttcTGTCCTTGTTACTCATTCTAGGAaacatatccgctaacccgcagtggagcagcgtgatggactAAGCTCccaaccttctcctacatagagaaaggggcctatgtccagcagtgctaTGTTACAGACAGAATCGTGAATcgatacatatatgtatgaaataaatgtaaTCTAATTTACAGGAGCATAATATTCGCAGTAACGTCAAAATCTCCATATTGGATGACCTATGCTCGGAGTTCGGGCGTTCGTCACACAACATTTGATAGTTCCTGTGAGCTgaagaaaataaaacagtacTGGCCAGACgctaggtaataaaaaaaaaaagacttgtggcactcggggactgccgcggtaaagctattgtatagcattttgtatcaacttatgcaattataattaagtatttatttattttatttatgcagtatttctttttctttgatattaattcaagttacactttttgagcgtggtgaccgataagaaaacaattttttttatattgcttaTGTATTCGTCCGATTTCGGAGCAGCTCGTCTCGATTCGTGCGAGTTTCGTAGAGTCGTACAATACGTCTAATcgcacgcacacaacgccgtgtcgaagactgccgaactgaaacgacgttagacgatgcacggccttcaagccacacctccgtgcccgtcggagtggggagcgtgaggttttttcgttacggaatttctggattcggtccccgcgctcaaggcccgcgatagaagctatgcaatagcttaaaaaaagaaattattgcaCACGCACACATTTATCTACTACTATACCAGCAACTACTTTGTCTAAACTTGCAGTTGTATCAGTGTTGTGTCTATCATGCCATCAGAAGAGCTCAATaatgtaactaaaattattcataCTTATGACATCTTTATTAATGGcagtatttgaatttttatgttactattGCTTGTATTTTGCACTAAAGGAAACATGAATCATACgaatgtgtattatttttaactaggaTAACTTTAGTTGGCCTAATCCGTGTATAACCCGTGTATAATATGAAGATGAGGATGTTAGAGCCACCTAAAGAGGTGAAAAGATATAATATCGTTTTATGCGTCATTTAGTTGTAGTTACAAAAACAAACGACTCAATTATCTTACGTCCGTTTGCCCTTTTGTACTCAATCTGTTTTTTGTgcaatgttatatttaaatatttcacagTGACTGAGAGTTAAGTAAGTTAAGTATCATCATAACTTTCTTTTAGGTTACTAATTCGAATAAGAGTCGATGGAGAAAGTATATATAAGTTAGGTGACAAGTTTGGTTGCGATTTTGAAACGGAGGCAATTGATCTTTTAGAAGAAGCAGCGGCATTGAATTTAAAGGTAAATGCGTATGTATTTTCTACTGTAACTCTTGGAACGCCTGTCAGTTTTTGAGActcaattactctcaatcttgttaTTATGTATGCGcttgtcaatttttaatatacctttatgttttattttatatattgccTTTGTTACGCGTCGTTCAAAACCGTTcgttgtattattaaaaaaacttcatCCAAACTGGCAGCAAAGTATTTTAACTCTCTTCGTAACTAATCTTTCAATAACTTACATATCAGTAACGCTGAGAGTAACTAATTGAAGCAGTATTTGTGTCTTAAAGATTGACATATATCACCTGACGCTAACAGCTTATTgaaatcatcatttcagcctattgcagtccgctgctggacataggcttccactagtttgcgccaaaaatggcgtgaactcatgtgtgtttctcatagtcaccacgctggtcaggcgggttggtgaccgcagggctggctttgtcgcaccgaagacgctgctgcccgtcttcggcaggtggtagttgaactgtgttatcccttagtcgcctcgtaCGACACCCATagaaagagagggagtggctatattctttaatgccgtagccacacagcttattgaaatatatctatagttgtattatataaatataattcatatctTTAAAAGTAAATGCTAATAGATGATCTATCTACCTTGTACGACCAACAATGtcgtaaaagaaaatttatccGATGTAATAAGTAACGCTACATCTTATCAAGGCAAAACTTATGGTTACCATAAAGAAAATGAAGACGATTGAtccaaataaacacaaataattataacaggtGGTGGGAGTAGCGTTCCACGTTGGAAGTGGGTGTTTTTCGATAGAAAGTCACATGGTTGGACTACGACGAACTAGAACGTTATTTGACCATGAGGCCAAAGCCGGCAGGAAAATGAACATCGTAAATATAGGAGGAGGATTTTTGAGTGACAAAACCGATAGCATTGATCAGGCAAGTAGCTGATTGGATATTTAGTTGGGAATTTTTAAATtggttattaagtttttaattgtaaattgctatcttttttaatattgtatttcttatcAAATAGACTgtgattaaattgatttttttatacaagaacAAATTTGTTTCAcgtttatttttcgttattttCGAAGACATATAAGATGTAGAATTATTGAACTTAAGTTCTATAAATTAACGctatcaatttattaaatttcattgatataaaaaaaaaattaacaccacATTTAACTTTAACTTAAAAACGTTTTCATATACGTTCATAGGTCTCAAAACTGATAAATAGCACTTTAGAAGAACTATTTCCGGATCCCACTATACAAGTCATTGCAGAACCAGGAAGATATCTTTGTGATTCATCCAGCAGTATGTACTGTAGTATCAATAATGTGCGAAAGGTGggattgaattttattttctaatatttttctaaaatctaataaattaataataatctgcAGTAACACctagactggaaataaatatttgtacaaataccatAATAATATGATGAACCCGTAAACATTGGTACTTAGTCGCTGCACGTGAATATTTATACTataactagctgatcccgcaaacgttgttttgccatacattttattattaaaccccTAACAACCAGTTACCAATGAAGTATACGAGCGTTTATAagtacacacaatttttttacgaaccgattgacatgaaacacacacttaatgttaagtgaagcttaccacaatatattagtgaaaaccacatctaaatcggataagtcGTTTCTgggattagcgtgcacaaacgaataggcaaacagacaaacattttaacaatcgttttttgggtgctatttgcgttgatagaGGTCCCAatgatattttttctcatatatcttccatgtacagacggCGATCCGTTACATCATcgtcatatataataattaatacgcTAAGATGTTTGTTGCACATAAAGTGTGTATCGTTtgtagataattgcttgctttaccggcatcaacaactaaaaaatttactatcgcttttgtttttgtaaattagatTGAGACACAATATAGCAATGCTGTCATCTTactgctttaattttgaaacagcgTCAACGTAATTGACGGTCagaaatttttttgttcaattccaaATCAACTCACTTTTGTagtgataaatattatacttatttaataattaatttcttaacAGGTATATTTTTTCTAACATTTAATTGATGagtttattatatgtgtatttagcAGTAAGTTTACTACATATATCAAAACCAATACTTTAATCACGTATTTTAGTTACATGCATAATTCTTATATgcaatctatatattaatacttgaAGCATATACTTTGTGCCCCttattacgaaaattgcgcggacggaggagtatgtaatttcgcacacttatagcttatatagagaaggagtgcagaattcttatatttttaaacaatacataataatacaataaatcgataaaaaaacgttacacacatacacacacacacacacacaaaaacgcatatttactcttttgtttattgttataaaagtatagtgtttgacaacagaaccttgataataatatacaatcttataatttaaattaatgatttcaataatcataattattttttcaggtCACAAAAGGAGATGAGACTGTAAATATGATTTACCTTAATGATGGAATATTTGGCTCTTTAAAATACAACGAACCTTGGCATACGGTGAAGCTATTTGaagtaattattttcttattcatTATACCCACAGATTTTCTAATGAAACAGATACAATTTGATGCAAGCGACAAAAAGCAACGTGACAGAGCTTTAACCATATTTATATAGTAACtgtgccagcgacttcgtccacgtggaatttaacaaaaaagttatttttcagtttgcaacattataaaataaataaatttctaaaataaaagtagtaagttactccttactacatcagctatctgccagtgaaagtcccgtcaaaatcggtccagtcgtttcagagattagccggaacaaacagacaaataaacagacagacaataattgtaaaaaatgttattttggtacatgtaccgtgtatacatccatatgcatttagaaaaaagcggctattttaatactacaaacagacaccccaattttgtttttcaatatccttacaactttattttatttgtcatcTATACATCTGTAAAATATAGTTGTAAGACTTCTTGTAAATGCACGCATTTTATTAATGCAATTCTataagtttaagttaaattgtTCACGCTCTAAacgtacaataaaaattatacggtACCTCGTAGCTAAAACTAAGGTGTTATTGTATGAAAAGGATTGTAAAATACAGTTAATTTATAAAGAGTTTCATAAAGAGTTGtagataataatacattttccaACTTCCTATCTAATGATGTAAAGAACTATTTTCAATCATTAACCGATTAACAAGTTTAGCGGTGTGGCTATATGAATGGTATATgaaaaataagttttgtttGTAACTCAAATggtattatactcgtattatgtTATAACCAGCGACGTGCAGAAATTAAAGATGATGTGCCTGTGAAAACCATCCTCTGGGGACCAAGCTGTCACACTCACGACCGAATTATGACCAACGTGGACGTCTTCCTACCTCAGTGTACGCCTTTTGATTGGCTTATATTTCCGAGAAGAGGAGCATACGCTTTAGCCTTTGCCAGCTCCTTTTCTAGCATACAAACCCCATTGGTCCGTTCGGTGATTTCTCAAGAATTATGGTAAGGAATTGTTTTAAAGTAcacttaaattgtaattaaaaaaaatgatcattatttttatgaagTACTTAAGTTAATATACtcgtgtattataaatattcaacaacATCTCACTTCACTTCACTGCCTATCGCAGTCggctgctggacataagcctccactatttcttcggcctgtgtatttcaaagccagcagttggatagttatcccaccatcggtctgctttttaagttccaaggtggtagtggaactatgttatgccttagtcgcctcttacgacacccacgggaagagaggggtggctatattcattttattttcgacAAGTCGACAAGTTATCTTTACAAAAGTAGTAAATATTGTGCACGaaagattaatataattgtaattaaatgcTTTTGGATGAGGATGATGGAGTGATGGGAAGACCATTATTAGGTCAAACTTAATAATTGCAAtagttaaatgaaataacaattttataccTTTTAGTAACCATTTTCTTTGTCAGGTTATCCTTCGACATAGGTATTCCTTAGATCTTTCCAGGCTTTCCTGTCGCGAGCTAATCTTCTCCATACTTTTGTTGGATGTCATGATCCCACCTCTAttgacgcttcagcctgtaatatcccactactgggcaggcctttttccccatgtaggagaaggatcagagcttaatccacgacgctgctccaatgcgggttggcggatatattccctactatgagtaacgatcgctatcaggtctacatgataacaaccgggaccgacggcttaacgtgctctccgaggcacggtggagagatccacaaggactgcacaaacacccagaccacggcaaacaactgtatggccaatacaaatgtttgtcatgtacggggatcgaacccgtaaccgccagcgcaacagattcAATCCATGGCtctaaccgttgcgccaacgcatctaTTGACGCCCTATTTGTATTTTGCCATTTTTAGGGTATCATTCCACCAATATATTTGGCCTATTTTCTCTGTTTGTCCTCTTAATTTGTCCGGTCCAGTTCtatttcagttttttatttctttcttttttttgttttaggaaaaaaataaaagatagtgAGCAATTTAAATCTGAAGAATTTGTAAGAACTGACATTTCATCACCACTTCCTTCAACATTACCGCCAATACAGAATAATACTAGTTCAAATAGACCTAATTACACTCTAAAGGCATAATATTATTCgcaaaatttactaaataaagtaagtttttaaataaattaaattatcacacaaataaatctataatatatataaaagcgaaaggtcactcatcacgaaatctccgaaactataacacctacaaacttgaaatttggcaggtaggctccttataggacgtagacatccgttaagaacggattttacgaaagtCGACCCctgagggggtaaaacgggggttgcaagtttgtatgaaagtcctatgtttttgaagtaagagatttgaacattaaaatgtatgctctatataagatgagaaggtgtccaaataatttatctttagaaatcaactcccttttggggttcaAACGGGGGacggtaggttgattcactcatcacgaaatctccgaaactataacacttacaaacttgaaatttagaagGTAAGCTTCTTATAGatcgtagacattcgctaagaacggattttacgaaatttgacccctaaggggataaaacgggggttggaagtttgtatgaaaatcctatgtttttgaagtaagagacttgaaatttaaaatgtatcctctatagatggtgagaaggtgtccaaataatgtatctttagaaaataaatccattttggggttacaacgggggatggtaggttgacttagtcatcacgaaatctccgaaactataacacctacaagcttgaaatttggcaggtaggctccttataaggcttaAGCATccctaagaatggattttacaaaactcaatccctaagggggtaaaaaaggggttggtagtttgtatgaaagtcctatgtttttaaagtaagagacttgaaatttgaacaaaactaaacagagtagagaacaaaatagaagaacagaacagaacagaacagaatagaatagaacagaatagagcagaacagaacagaacagaatagaacagaacagaatagaacagaacagaatagaacagaatagaacaaaacagaatagaacagaacagaatagaacagaatagaacagaataaaacagaatagaacagaataagaacagatcagaacagaacagaacaagaCAGCtgacagaacagaatagtacataacagaatagaacagaatagaacagaataagaacagaacagaataagaacagaatagaacagaacagaatagaacagaatagaatagaacagaataagaacagaacagaatagaatagactaaaatagaacagaataaggacagaacagaatagaacagaacagaacaggatagaatagaataagaacagaacagaacagaagagaacagaatagaacagaacagaacagaacagaatagaacataatagaacagaacagaatagaacagaataagaacagaacagaatagaacagaataagaacagaacagaataagaacagaatagaacagaacagaatagaacagaacataatagaacagaatagaacagaatagaatagaacagaataagaacagaacagaatagaataaaatagaacagaataaggacagaacagaatagaacagaacaggatagaatagaataagaacagaacagaagagaacagaatagaacagaacagaacagaatagaacagaatagaacagaatagaacagaatagaacagaatagaacagaatagaacagaataagaacagaacagaataagaacagaatagaatagaacagaataaggatagaacagaatagaacagaacagaatagaacagaacagaatagaacagaatagaacagaacagaatagaacagaatagaacataatagaacagaatagaacagaatagaatagaacagaataagaacagaacttgtggaggcctgtgtccagcagtggactgtataggctgtaatgattggcaGGTAGCTTTCTTATAGGATGTAGACATCCCCTAAGAAGGAATTTTAccaaactcgacccctaagggggtataacgggggttggaagtttgtgtgaaagtcctatgtttttaaagtaagagacttgaaattatgtatttttttttatttattaaaataatgtatttttagaaaacaaatcgaaattaaaatatttaacataaaaatatttaagggtcgagttttgcaaaatccgttcttagaggatgtctacgtcctatgaggagcctacctgccaaatttcaagtttgtaggtgttatagtctcggagatttcgtgatgagtgacctttctattatatatatatatatatatatatatatatatatatatatatatatatatatatatatatatatatatatataatagaaaggtcactgactcactcatcacgagaactcaaaaaccgctggatgatccatccatctaggatggacaaagaagaaatttagcagggaggtagattatagttagtagacgtccgctaagaacggattttgcgatattccaccgctaagggggtttaattggggttgatggATGTATGAGACATATACagtagctataagttcgcctgataggttatttatactgcagcctgaaaataaaacttaaaatgtggtgtatagagaggttttataaaaataactattaaattatactacctGTGCCTTTTCAAAagttactcagcgtgataagcatttcaagtgactgaaataaaaaaataatttgcgttaaacatcttgatcgtagttgtagtcgcgggcaacagttggtgtattataaaacaaagtctcaaaaagtgtatgtgatcgatttcctcaaaatataCTGAACCGCtcagccgattttgatgagagtttcactggaagtttgccgggaaaactttgtgacacactgatttcaacgcgggcgaagccgcgggcacagctagttaaagtataaaagaaaaaatacttagATAAGGTGGAAAGGTTTAATATACAGCTTTTTGCTTTTTTTGATTAAAGCCTTTGTATATATGTTGCTATATTAATGTAAACAGTACATTAtccaaaatatataacttttcaccatattttttgttttatttcataaatctaTTTCACATTTAGgctatttaaagtatttttaactgacttcaaaaaaaggaggaggttactcaattcgaccgtatatatatatatattttttatttatgttcggggataacttcgtcggttatgaaccgattttgataattttttgttggaaagaagatatccctggtttccttatcatggtaccccatgataaggaaaccaggatttgatgaagggatcccagagaaatcgaggaaaactctcgaaaatctgcatagctttttactgggtgtacagattttaatgaaatttaatttaat includes:
- the LOC123670514 gene encoding ornithine decarboxylase 2-like; this encodes MDNKIKSTNGILILENETPEEVAKAMIESGQQKEPFYIFDIDEAYGRVQHFKKMLPRVQIFYAMKSNDNERMVKLAATLGLGFDCASPGEINKILKLNVSPLSIIFAVTSKSPYWMTYARSSGVRHTTFDSSCELKKIKQYWPDARLLIRIRVDGESIYKLGDKFGCDFETEAIDLLEEAAALNLKVVGVAFHVGSGCFSIESHMVGLRRTRTLFDHEAKAGRKMNIVNIGGGFLSDKTDSIDQVSKLINSTLEELFPDPTIQVIAEPGRYLCDSSSSMYCSINNVRKVTKGDETVNMIYLNDGIFGSLKYNEPWHTVKLFERRAEIKDDVPVKTILWGPSCHTHDRIMTNVDVFLPQCTPFDWLIFPRRGAYALAFASSFSSIQTPLVRSVISQELWKKIKDSEQFKSEEFVRTDISSPLPSTLPPIQNNTSSNRPNYTLKA